The Candidatus Methanoperedens sp. genome includes a region encoding these proteins:
- a CDS encoding protease inhibitor I42 family protein, producing the protein MEVPAKIELKAGEKYTFRLKGLGAAGYNWEYSIEETKKVVSVSLEFVDDQKKAKRILPPGYSKDVMVTVEARESGQATIRFVQRRSWEKVLSREHIIEISVN; encoded by the coding sequence ATGGAAGTGCCAGCCAAGATTGAGCTTAAGGCCGGAGAAAAATATACATTCAGGCTAAAAGGACTGGGAGCAGCAGGATATAATTGGGAGTACTCGATTGAAGAAACAAAAAAGGTGGTTTCTGTATCATTGGAATTTGTAGATGACCAGAAAAAGGCTAAAAGAATATTGCCCCCTGGTTATAGCAAGGATGTGATGGTTACAGTTGAGGCTAGGGAATCAGGGCAGGCAACAATTCGCTTTGTGCAGCGTCGGTCATGGGAAAAGGTCCTTTCAAGAGAACATATTATTGAAATCAGCGTGAACTAA
- a CDS encoding C1 family peptidase: MPEQKKVTTTKSSGTKKSGYGWVPDLPDHRDFMYSAVRKPAKLPSSVDLRPGCSKVEDQGQLGSCTGNALAGALEFLEMKDKVPYIELSRLFIYYDERAFEHTVASDSGAQIRDGIKTLAKKGVCSENCWPYDISKFTVKPSPPCYKEAASHKITSYQRIQTVDEMRACLADGYPFVFGFSVYESFESQQVAQTGIVPMPQSGEQQVGGHAVVGVGYNDSTKRFIVRNSWGEDWGMKGYFTIPYDYLGNRNLSDDFWTIRREAGF, from the coding sequence ATGCCAGAACAAAAGAAAGTTACAACAACAAAGAGTAGTGGAACGAAAAAATCCGGTTACGGGTGGGTGCCTGACTTACCCGATCATCGGGATTTTATGTATAGTGCAGTTCGAAAACCAGCCAAACTACCATCGTCCGTCGATCTGCGTCCCGGATGTTCCAAAGTCGAAGACCAGGGACAACTCGGCAGTTGTACAGGAAATGCCCTTGCGGGTGCACTGGAATTCCTGGAAATGAAGGACAAAGTTCCCTATATCGAATTGAGCAGACTGTTTATATACTACGATGAACGCGCCTTTGAACATACAGTAGCGTCGGATTCAGGCGCCCAGATCCGCGATGGGATAAAGACTCTTGCCAAAAAGGGAGTGTGTTCAGAAAATTGTTGGCCTTATGACATTTCGAAGTTCACTGTGAAGCCAAGCCCACCCTGTTACAAAGAGGCTGCAAGCCATAAAATTACATCATACCAGCGCATCCAGACAGTCGATGAAATGCGGGCCTGCCTTGCGGATGGATATCCATTTGTATTTGGCTTTTCAGTATACGAAAGTTTTGAGTCCCAGCAAGTCGCCCAGACGGGCATAGTACCAATGCCTCAGTCTGGCGAGCAGCAGGTAGGTGGCCATGCTGTGGTGGGGGTGGGTTATAACGATTCCACGAAACGATTTATCGTACGCAACTCCTGGGGGGAAGATTGGGGCATGAAAGGCTACTTCACAATACCTTATGACTATCTTGGGAACAGGAATTTGTCTGACGATTTCTGGACGATCAGACGTGAGGCAGGATTTTAG